The following are from one region of the Salicibibacter kimchii genome:
- a CDS encoding nucleotidyltransferase domain-containing protein, whose protein sequence is MPMPARTAAEHFIQQTFPHCDVAFLGGSGAQKELTKHSDLDIVILDSTQPSAFYQCFFAFGWNIETFVYHRVSLSMAFATSCFEGIPSILRMCAEGMVLKDDGSATAIQAEAQERTRQVPSLWADEKHQEMRFMITDLLGDLNDSTCDKEKIFVAYKLFALVSEFVLRANGYWIGQGKWMYRSLLHFDPDFCDRYLEFFRHFMKTGEYKPFYTLIEEVLEQHGGRLFAGGYQKPL, encoded by the coding sequence ATGCCTATGCCGGCAAGAACAGCGGCGGAACATTTCATTCAACAAACGTTTCCACATTGTGATGTGGCTTTCTTGGGCGGGAGTGGTGCGCAAAAAGAATTAACAAAACATTCCGATTTAGATATCGTCATCCTTGATTCAACGCAGCCATCAGCCTTTTACCAATGTTTTTTTGCTTTCGGGTGGAACATTGAAACGTTTGTTTATCATCGGGTATCCCTATCTATGGCGTTTGCTACGAGTTGCTTTGAAGGGATCCCTTCCATTCTTCGAATGTGCGCCGAAGGAATGGTTCTGAAAGATGATGGATCAGCCACAGCGATTCAAGCTGAAGCCCAAGAAAGGACCCGACAGGTGCCGTCTCTATGGGCAGATGAAAAACATCAAGAGATGCGGTTTATGATTACCGATTTATTAGGGGATTTGAACGACTCGACGTGTGACAAGGAAAAAATATTTGTGGCGTATAAACTTTTTGCCCTTGTGTCTGAATTTGTATTACGAGCCAATGGGTATTGGATCGGACAGGGAAAGTGGATGTATCGTTCCTTGCTTCATTTCGATCCAGATTTTTGTGACCGTTATCTTGAATTTTTTCGTCATTTTATGAAGACAGGAGAATATAAACCCTTCTATACGTTGATTGAGGAAGTATTGGAACAACATGGCGGGCGGTTGTTCGCAGGTGGCTATCAAAAACCGTTATAG